The Thunnus maccoyii chromosome 15, fThuMac1.1, whole genome shotgun sequence DNA segment CCAGGGTTTCTCACTGTTGTTTAAAGGAATACACCAGTAATTTATACTTCTATAAAGCTGGAAGGCTTGTGAGAGACAGATGTCAAAAAGTCtggtcaaaattgaagcagcaaTGCTAATAGTGTTGTTTCTGTCGCGTGTGTGCAGATCCAGGTGCTGCCGGACGGAGGAGAGACTCCCATGTTCAAGCAGTTCTTCCTTGGATGGAAGGATAGAGACCAGAGCGAAGGCTTTGGGAGAGTGTTCGTCACTGAGAGGATTGCCAGGATCCAGCAGGTGGAGTTTGATGCCTCCAAGCTCCACAAGTCCCACCACATGGCAGCCCAGTATAACATGGTGGATGATGGGAGTGGAGACACACAGGTACAGACTCAAGTTGAAACTATAAGATACATCTGATATAGTTGTACTAGataaagataaatgaataacttatgacaaagaaaaaatatgttctaagtaaaaaatataaagttaaaAAGTAATATTGATAGTAGGCAAGCTGGGTCTTCTGGGATTGTAATTTACAAAACAAGCCCCTGGCAAATATGCCCAACCCCTGAGGTGGGGAGGGGGACCACCAGGGGAAGACAGCAGGGGCAGGGTGAAGAACATAATCACAGCAACAATTACCTGGATGTCCATGCAGAGCCCACCATCACTCTATATCACAAAAGTAAATGAAggaatgtaaacacagttacAGTGGGGAAAAGCATGACATGGCCTGATCACATACAATACATCTGTCTAGTGTTGTAATGGTGATATCATATGCTCCTGCTTCAATTATAACCTCAGcttttttgcctcttttagctcattattttggttttacagccctcAACTCCACTTTCATCTGCCTTGTTTCCAGCAGAGCCAGTAGGATTGACACTGACAGCTACTTTGCATCTTCTATCCTCACACATGGCCCTTAAAATTGCGCTGCTTCTTTCTCACAGATCTGGAGGGTGGAGAGCAGCGGTAGAGTCCCTGTCGAGCCAAAGAGCTACGGTCAGTTCTACGGTGGAGACTgttacatcattctgtacactTATGGGAAGAGACAGATCATCTACACCTGGTATGACACCATTCAGTCTCTTAGCTGGTTTTGCATAGATGACAAAGATACGCTCTAACACTCTGCACTGAGCTTCCTGATTTAGCTCTGCTGAATGTTGATCATATCTTTATttctttggtttattttcatattgttcCAGCATTTAAATTGTCAGCTGTAATGTTCAAATGAcccattaaatatatttttttctcctccctaaaatatatactttttatACTGTAACAATGAATCAACTCCGCAGTTCTGTAAagcattttagcctctttcaactctttgttttgcttttttggcacatttactgtttggttcagtctaATCAGGCTGGttagcagcagtagcagcagtgggcagctgtttttagagaaaaagctctgataaacccactgtacactagatgctcagcaccaaacagcaaacagacacaggtagcaactagctggtgaacatagggGAACATGTAGTAGCTTAAGAGCCAGCTGTTTTTGTCAGGAGTTGCTGGAGACCAAACTAGAGCTTAAAGAGGTGTGAATATTGGAGTTATAttcattatgttcaccagctggtctctaactgtgtctgtctgctgtttggtgctgggcaggtagtgtatggtggctttttagagctttttaacagaaaatgatGCTGACATGAGACTGAACCAAAGCAATAAGAAATGGGCtgttaaaccaaaaaaatgagctaaaagaggcaaaaatgttctgtttggaaTGACAGAGTTGGTCTCTCTTAGTCACATTAAACAAAGTAACTTGATACATTGTTAGTACGAAATGCTTGTAGTGCAGCTTTAGacatatgtgttgtttttgtctgtagGCAAGGAGCCAGCTGCTCTTTGGATGAGCTGACAGCCTCAGCCTTCCTGACTGTAGAACTGGATCGCTCACTGGGAGGGAATGCAGTTCAGGTACAGCCACTAATAGTGAAAATGAGCAACACATTCAATGGATGCTTGAAATTGCTCATAAATCTGAGTCTCTCTGCCAAGTGAAGCTAAATGATGTTTGCAGTGCTTTGCCACTTCTCATTTCTGATTCAATGAGCAAATGAGTCATAACGGGAAgttcttttttaaagaataattccAGTTTATGACAACTTGGATCTTATTTTAGCAGATCTGGAAACAAACTTactggaaaaagaaacaaaggtgaaacagtaaaattattactCAGACAGTCTGTTGTAACCATCCATCACTGTTTACAGACCTCCTGCTTCAACTTTGACCCACTGTACTTTGTAGTTGTGCTCACAGTTTATCAGCATAATGACATATGATTAGCAAAATCTCAGGTGTATCACTTTCACAACCTccaaaaaaactgatttatttttaggGATTTAGGGATTTTCCCAATcgtatacagtactgtatgaaCTATATACTGgaatatatatatcatatagtACTATACAGTAACTATacctgtacatacacacatatctacatacatatgtacatacacatacattacacatacacacaaaacaattatGTATACTGTAAATTACATAAATCAGGTTAGTAACAGGTATGTGCTATGTGTtgttaaacaaaaacatcacagcaaaCAATAAGGAATActaaaatttattaaaaaatatttaataccAAACTAACAGACTGAGAGGCTGTGTAGTGTAGTATCAGGTTAAAGTAACAAAAGACTGATCAGTAAGAATATCTTAATAGGATGTTGACATAGAGAAGGAAGGTTCCCTTTTTCACATAGCCCTTATCTAATCTGCCCATCATGGAAAAGGATATATTTTCATATGTGGTCACTCCAGTGATCAGGATGTCGCAGTCTGTAAATGACAACACAAGCACTGACTTCCACTGTTGGACAAGCAACCTCCTGTCTGGAAGAATGGCTGTTAGAATCCATTCACAAAACACTGAAGGAAATTTAAACTTTTGGAGATGAAATATCCTCCAGCACCAATAAGTGTAGGCAATAACAATAACCATCTGCATACAATCACCAATTTAAGGCCAGAATTCCTGGATTTCAACACAATTTTATAacacatgaatgaatgtgttataAAAGCTTATTGTTCTTATTTTTCGTCTGGAAGGAGTCCAGTAAACTCTATTAATAGGTTTGAAATGTATTAACTATGCGCATACATCATCATACATCTGTTGCTGAAAATCCAAAAATCCAAATCCTTTTCCAGTTGTTTTCAGTTAGTTTGTAGAGCTTCTCTTTCACAGTAATAGGGGTTAAAACAGAGGCTTTGTTGAGAAAACAAGAATGCGTGCGTCTGAATTTTGTGGcactggatatttttttttaaatgtcagcatTGGATTGGATCTACACATAATGCCAATTACACTATATTTGCAAATTAAACTCTACTTACAAACTGATCACTGCAGAGCTCCCCCAACACCAGGACAACTACTCTCCAGCAAAATGAAGATTTGCCAACTCATAAACAAGGGTTATACCATAAGCAAGTCACATTTTAGCGATGTTACCATTTTCTCAAATCTAACAATGTTATCTCAACCGATAGAAATGATGGTCAAAAGTTAAGACACAAGTGGTTATAAACTAATTTTCTGTAAGTGCAATGGCTAACAGCTGTAGCATCTGTATCACCTCTTAATGAGCTTCCATTTTGTATAAAAATTCAGTTAGAGAAGGAAATCTtccctgaaaatgttttatttctgtttcaaaTGTATGTTTGGAAtgaagttttttgttgttgtggtttcaGGTCAGAGTGTGCCAAGGCAAAGAACCCCCACATCTGCTGACTCTCTTCAAAAGTAAACCCCTCATTGTATACAAGAGTGGTACGTCCCGACTCGGAGGCCAGGCCCCACCACCTCCAACCCGACTCTTCCAGGTACGAAGGAATCTGGACACCATCACAAGAATCGCGGAGGTGAGTGATTTTCCTGCTGTTTGGACTTTGTTTATTAAAGGGAGTAAATGATGACTGAGATGTCTGAAGATGCTGCATGTCATGTGTGTTTCAGGTTGACGCTGGTGCTGCCAGTCTGAACTCCAACGACGCCTTCCTGCTGAAGATGGCTAATGGGAAAGGCTATCTGTGGATGGGTAAGGGGGccagtgaggaagaggaaagaggagctGAGTACATGAGTGAAGTGCTGAACTGCAGCACCAAACGCATCGTGGAAGGAAATGAACCAGGTAGACTTGTTGGAACGTTCTCAGTCTGCTGTAGCATCTGTACTCAGTGGTCAGCGGCCCACCACCTCTCATTTCACCTTGTCTGTGTGTTGCAGATGACTTCTGGGCAGCTTTAGGGGGGAAGACAGAGTACCAGACCTCAGAGAGACTGGAGAGTCAGACCATGACTCACCCACCTCGTCTATTTGGATGTTCCAACAAGACTGGCAGGTTCATAGTGAGTACAATGTAGCACAGTCTGGAAGAGTCAAAAAAGTACATGTCCacttaaatacagaaaatgaagtAAGACAAACATGTCAGCCAATGTGTCCCTAAACATTTAATTACCTTTAAATTTCATTATCATTCATAcaacttttatgttttatatgttaacCGCAATTCCAGGAAGCGTTAAAAAGGTCTGCAGTCATCATCTAAAGTAAATAGTCCTGACCTTTCGTTGTGACTTTTCAAATTGGATGATTTAAATCCTGTTCAGTACGCAGGATTTAAATCATCATTAACATCATAAAGAGTGTTGAGAGCTGCTTCTGGTTCATGGTCATTCTCAGTGTAATTTCCATGTGTTTTATTCATGGTAATGATCTGCTACAGGTCATGTGTGTTTCATGGCCTCGATCGAGGGACGGCTCCCACCGACACTGGAtttgatttgcattttgttCCACCAAGCTGTAGGCGGAAGTCGCCATGACTGCAGTGGCATCTCATTTGTAAATCCACACAATAACACTGACATGAATGTAaagaatttcagtttttaacCTCTTTTGCCAAGAAATCTGACCAGAAGATCTTGTAGAACTGGTTACACAGTTGCAAATTGAAATGAAGGTGTCATCTAAAGAATgtaaacttttaacttttttctctAATAGACGGCTTTTcacctgcaaatcaccaaaaCCACACTGACTGGGCTGTGCTGTTATCAGCTGCTCTAACACTAAACTTCAAATCTAGAGCAAAGCCTGCCTACACAGAGCCGATAGTGAGCCGTATCATCGTCCCAGCTGAAGTTTCACTTTCACTGTGATgtctgtttcacatttttattcaggaaatagtgggacattttgggaaatacgcttattcgctttcttgaCAAGAgtttagatgagaagatcaataccactctcatatctgtactgtaaatatgaagctacagccaccagccggttagcttagcattacCTTAGCACAGAGACTGGATGGAACCGGGGTAAGAGTGCTGGTAGATGGATTTTGTTACTactggacagagccaggctagctgtttccccctgttttcagttttccagcttcatatttactgtacagacagaaAGTCTGTTGATTTATAATCACTAGTAATGCTGGCTGGAGCTCAGATTAGCAATTACTACACAGAGCTGTGACATCTGACCACTGTGGAGGTCGGACAAAAgctattgttattttattgtgtttttaggCAgaatgtttccatccacctgtttttatgtgtgcataAACACACCGGAGTGGAGACactggaaatttaaaaaaaattcttgaaatatcacaaaaaagtttttacacttgGCTGAGGCGGAAAAGTTGTTGTGTGGATAAgaagcaaatgtaaacagacttaatgaataaatgatgatgtacatGATGTACATGACTGAAATATCAGTGAGGCTTCagaacatcagatctgtgtggagcgatgagtAGACTGTAACGTTCATCAtatgaatacatgaaacaaacagaaatgccatatttctatcatgttttcctcatggttttccatcattttagctttgactgcagcttttttaatcatctcattgtgtcctcttcttctgcaaaggtttaatggcaccgactggaAACTGTTATATTcaacaaatattcattcacattttctttagCAGATTTTCTAGAAATCCTGTTAAAATTTCTGCTACACTTGAATGGAAACTAATGACTAGCTTTAGAGGGGAGACTGCTGAGCCGAGAAATCTCTGCTTCCACtgtcagtgtaaatgtgttcagCTGAATCAAGGATTGGCCTATATATTACTAACcataaatctgtatttttattgttattagtaGGTATTCAGCAAGTAAAATGTCCATGTGGTGGGTGCTGTTTGCTGATGATGGTTTgctatgttttcatttttaatgtgtagCATCAGTTAGTAATCAGACTCCAGAGttctttatttttgctttgCACATAAGCGCCCTGACACCCTGATAGAAAATTCAGCAATGTTCAGTATattaaaaaactttaaatgtgaACCAGCCCTTTTATCATTACTCCCTCATCTAAAATATCTTCTGCTCTAGCAtgtattatttgatttgataagCAACTTTAAATTGCAGGAGCAatcattaacttttttttaaatgcacttcTCCACAACACGAGTTGCGTGTTATATTTCTCATGTGGTGAAGTGAATCCCACACCAATCTGTGAGAAACTGCAGAGTTTTGAATTGGAGCTGATGGTAAAATACTATATGACCACATCGATGAGCTGAGTTATCATGTTGTGTGCAGATTGAGGAGGTTCCAGGAGAGTTCACACAGGATGACCTGGCTGAGGATGATGTGATGCTGCTGGATGTGTGGGACCAGGTACACAGCTGTAGAAGAACATGTTAAaccatccttccatccatcctaAACCAAAGCTCTAACACTGACTGTCTTGTGTTGTAGGTATTCGTCTGGATCGGAAAGGAAGCCAACGAGGTGGAGAGGACTGAATCTGTCAAATCTGGTGAggtttgagatttttttaacttaatccATGAGGGTATGTGGTTTTGTAGTGTTGCTGTTTCATGGCTGCGACAGACTATAGAGAGGCAGCTGTAAGCAGGTTTTTCATTGGTCAGCACCAGGAGAGCTCAGAACCAACATGCATGATGGGTTTTACTGCTGGAGGCACAACAGAGATTCACTGATTGATTAAAGGCAGTTTAGAGCTTCTTGTTAACCCACCTGCTTGTCTTTAGACTGTGAGAAATAACTGGAGCACCTGGAGGACACAAACCAACTCTGTCTGCTCATGACTTCCATATACAACATTTTGTAAGACAGCtgcatgatgtttgttttttcattaacatATAGAGGGAACTTTTTATTGAACCTATCTGTATACTTTCAGTCTGATGACCAGACTGAATTTCCATTTCCTTTCACTTCATGAATGGCATGTTTTCAAGGTAAAAGATGGTATAAAGTTGCtcataaatcaaatattttagcAGCAGgttagtagtatataaacatattttgtatcAGACAGGGCTGCATAAACACTgagatatactatatatatataacatactgtataagtTGTCTGATAGGGTCTGGAGCACAAGAGTCTGAGCTGAGCTCCAGATGTCTTCAAGTCCTTGAATGTGTAGAATGTTCTAGAGGAAACCTATAAAACCATTGATCTCTCTCATCCCTTTCATGTCTTTGAGTCGAACATCTCCACACATCAGCCTGGAATTTCTCTGTGTTGAAATTCAGATGTGTGAAACAGTTACCTCTTACTGCCACATGAGGCTGCTACTaacatgtgaaaatgatttCTGGCACACAGCAGCCAGATGTTACTGTTATACACTGTGTTGTAACGGTGACTCCTTGTCTCTTTGGTAGCCAAACAGTACATCGAGAGTGACCCGAGCAGCCGGGACAAGCAGACTCCTCTGGTGGTGGTGAAACAAGGCCATGAACCCCCCACCTTCACAGGCTGGTTCCTGGCCTGGGACCCCGCTCACTGGGACACTGTCAGCAGGAGCATGAAGTCAATGAGTCTATAgataaatacatactgtatgtgctgatCCACAGAAACACTTACATATTCATAAACATGCTTCCTGTGGCATTTTTAATCAGAAATCTGTTTGTACTGATATAACTGATATCAGTTATATTTACAGTGGCTCTCCACCCACATGTAGGGACAGCTTTTGCATGATTTCTTTCTATCCTGAGATACTGTTTCTATTGATGTAACTTAAACTGTCAAAGTTTGGCTTCTGAAGATGGGTATGAGACATATTGTAGCTCCTTtggaatatttttgtatttttgttttgtttttgtttttattaatcatttgtttGTATATGCACTATGAGTCATTTATATTGGTCTTCTCATCTCACtatcacaaagaaaagaaataagtgtaaatttcccaaaatgttgaactctGTCTGACAATCCTTTTGTATGTATAAGTACATATTTCAATAACACCCTTCTCAAGCATTAtattaatagttaataaatgGCTTAGAACACGCTTATATAtctgtaagcagatataagtacATTAcgtgtcagtaaatgtattttccaaCAGTTATAACTTGTATGAAGCACCTGTAACTGCTTTATGAACAGTTACTGAATGACTGAAATCACACAGCTGTAATCATATTAAACGTTATATgactacaaacacaaacaaatagtgtgttagaaaacatttattatctGTTAATAACTTTAGAGgtgaaaaattaaaacacatttttcatattcatatcaaATAGTTACAACTGTGTTACATTATTTTGCCAATCATTCATTATCTGCACATCTATACAGCAGTTACAGATGTTCACAGGAGTTCTAGTTGTTAACAAATACACTGATAGACACTTAGAAATGTTCTCATACAACTACAATATCGTATATTATAAACTATTTATAACCAACTGTTAATAAACTGCTATAAATGTTATATGGGGTTTGGTGGGGGTAAAATTAAGTGTTAACAGTCTTGTCAGTATCATTTAAACATTAAGGTGTAATGATATTATATTGTGTATAGGcttttgattttgaaaaaagCATCAgagttaaatataaaaaatgatgataatgaaataCAACAACACTAGAccaccagtgttttttttccttaagaTAGTGAAACCAGAGAAGCATCCTACAGTCTGTTCAAAGCAGCTCCACACCAATAAGACATAATGacattgtttattgttttaacacTGAATCTTGAACTTTTCCACTTCCACACTTCTAAGTTTTTACCTGCTCTCTGTTCTTGGTATGTATGACGTAAATAAGGGTcaataaaatggttaaaattaaataattaagttTTGTTTGGGTTATTGTCTAATTCTGTTGCTTCTCCCGCTTATCTTTTcctgtttcatgtgtgttttcgTGTTCATCACTTATCTTGCATTCAATAAAAAGATAGAATGTCTAAATATGTTTTGTGCTCAAATAATGTCAAAGGTCACACAAAGATTCTGAGAAAAAGTGCTTTTGTGAACATTTGAGTAGATATTCAAAGCAGCAAGTGCTGTGTTACCTCACTGTTGACATTATTTAtgctcacattcacacattcattcagACAAACAttcttacattccttttttctacagtagctttcccatataaaaataaaaacagtacacTGTAGGCAGGAGTTTGTGCAAACAAGTTGGTGTtaacaaatgtataaatgaatCAGGCAAAAATGAACCCTGGGAAGACCTGAAGCCACACAGCAACCTGCTACCTGATCTCAGCCTCACCTGATTGGCTGCTCAGGTAAGCACAGGGTGAGCTAGATGGCTACAAAGCatttaaataacaacaataaagaaATGAATTTAAGATTCCTCATTTACTGCTGACATCACAATGTACCTATGGGCACACATTCATGTATGCACCAACTTTAACAGAGTatcatttattacatttcaatTATACACTTCCCTCCACAACTTAACAGAGCAGTCACTCACTGTTCAGAGGACTTAATGATAGCCAGaagttttcattgtttcagATGGTTTACACTGACGTCACAAACAGAAGGACAATAGAACTGACCCTGTCCCTGTGGAACATAAATAAACCTGTCAAATtaagtcaaaaatatgttttgcttatCACCGGAGTTGGATGttcactgtgtagaatgatgttatgtgttttcacattcatctgctgaaagtggaaagtttgtctgtgctcatcttaaaggacgggttcagtttttcaagtctgtgttaaaccaacagtcaggagcccaaatgaatattgaaagcagtttttcttgctgtaatcattcctcctgttcatactgaccattagaagatcccgtcataatgcatttacaatgtaagtgatggaggacaaaatccacagtcctccttctgggcagaaatgtattttaaagtttatctgaagctaatatgaagcttctgtcatccaaatgagtcaaatcaagtagatatctttcaacgttacagtctttttagtgtcaaagtccctctttttgttacaatccctatttgcatatttatatattctggACTTTTCAATggagggagaaggagcagaTGTCATTTTGAGGATTTTTATTTGGTAATTTAACTTtctggaaaaaccatattaaacaaattattatttaaagctgagtatttttacatctttaaaaatgtatagaggggatctttaacaaaTTAACTGAACCACTGGACTGAAATTAAgaatttaacacacacacacaacctgtaAAGTTGGAATCAAGGCCAAGTGAATAGGGTTGGAAGCAGCCTTTGCACAAGCTACAAAACTCAATCAATAAATTCATAAACTTGAAACTTGTGAGCAGAGCTTTTACGATATACAACCACAGGCTTTGACTGTATTTTTGAACATCATTGTGCAATTTGATTGACCCTTATTTGAGCTCACATATGTCATTTCAGAATCATATTTCAGCCATTAGATAGTCATATCAAACAACCACTAGCAACATCAGGAGTAATTTCATGTAGGTGTTACGATGACTGTAACATAGTAATGTCACCAGGGGGACTGAaggacaagtttatttttaaaaaattctctTTAGtttaacctgtgtgtgtttctaaatTAAGCCACAGTGGCAGtataaaagctgctgcaaagGTACTGACtgttttattcacattatttATAGATTACAGGAGTATTTTTAAAAGTGCATATGAGGATACAGAAGGTTCAGAGAGATTTTAAAGAAGCCAGAAGCAGTAAACAAGTTTTTCATGGTCAGCACATTGACTTCTACTGATGTAAGAATGCAACATGTCTCTGTATTGAATTACAGATATGTGAAACAGTTACCTCTTACTGCCACATGGGGGCGCTACCAACATATGAAAATGATTAGTGGTTGCTTGCATACAGAGGTAGCTGTTACAGTCTGTAGTCTAGGTTGCTTCTTCGTAGCCAAACTAAAACTAGTGTAcattatatagcacatttctcAGTGAGATTACTTGAGTTTTATTCATGAGTTCATTTTATCcaacaatacatttaaacaaaagaaaaaagaaagaatgttAAGATTGAGAACATTTTGAACATACTatgattttaatatatttctggTTATATTGTGACATGTGAACTGCGTCTGCAGAATGGGTATTCTGTAaccattcaattcaattcaattttatctATATaacaaatcacaacaaaagtcatctcagagcacttttcacatagaacaGCTCTGGACCGTACTCTttaaccattcattcattcattcattcattcattcattcattcatggaTGAAAGCAGTCTGTCTGACAGTCCTCTCTGGGAACAATCTATTGCTTGTATTGATGGCACCATTGAGTCTCTTTCTCACAACTGCAACAATGGAGTGCTAGACTAAATACATCTATACATTACTGGCCAGTTAAAAGCAAGTGTGAAGACTGGTGTAAGTATGTAAGTAGTTCTTCAACTACACCAAAACAGTCTGACCAAAGTGTTTGGACATtaaacattttaggaaatatgctgattcactgtctttctttctgagagtgaaGTGTTCAGATGGACATcatttcagtgtctctgtgttaagtacagagctggagtctggaTGTATTTAGCCAAGCTTAGCATatagactggaagcagggggaaacagctagcctgattAACACACTGCATCTTGTTTGGGATTTTATGCCTGAGgtggaaaaatatgttttcttagaggattaacatattttttatgttgtggactttaaaaaaaaaaaaaaaaaaaaagagtttgctcttgatgaaaatttaaaaaaaaatgcaaagtggaAATGGAACCCTTTTTGTAGAATGACCCCAGAGACACTGCATGCACTGCACGCAGTGTCTCTGTCTGGGGGGTTTCCAGATACAGTCAGTGAGCACAAGTTTTGGTTTCTGTACAGGCACAATGGCACCAAAACTGGCAAGTTTGCAGGAAGCTGCGCAGGCACTTTGTGTTGTTCACAAATAAATAGCGTACTTCCTCTAAAACTACaaattgttgggtttttttttttccatttcagtgtgagatagattaaacaaatgaaatacaatgtGTTAACTAGTGAGCCTTAGAGGTGTTGTTAGGTGTATTTTTTgcccctgcttccagtctttatgctaagctaggctaacaacgtcctgactccagctctgtactgaacacacagacatgagactgacCCATCTACTCATTTGACTCTCAGAACAGAAGCAAGTTAACATAGTGTAACGAATACAAGATAGGCTTTCCTCTGAGCTGTGATGCATTCATACAGCATGTTTCAGATGAAAAAatctgtgtgaaataaaaattcaaactgTTTATCCCATCTCTTATTTCAGAATCCCAATACATCCAAATCCATTAAACATGTAATTTCACATATAGAATTGGCTTCCAGCGTCCAGCAACCTGCAACTTCTGTAATTTAACTGAAAAAGGTTATGAGAGCATGCAAGCTAgctgataagattttttttaaatcaaattaagtGCAATTCCGTGTAATTTATTTAGACTGAGGGAAAATAAAGAGTAGATTGAAGCCGGACTGCAGGTGTTCTGTAGCAGAGAGATAAGCCTATTAAAATAGACAGTTTTCAAAGGGAATGTGTCTCATGGTCTCAGTTCCGTCTCTCAGCTGTGGAGGTTTCGTCTAGTTGAGTGACAGAAACAGGTGACGTGCGTGAGCGCGTGTTTGTGCGTTTTTATGTGTGCGCGTGACCTCGGGCAGGCGTTGCTGACAACGAAATTGAGCTGCATCCAGCTAACCAATGTTAGACACAATGACACCGGAATGTTGACCATTATCCcatcaaaataaaagttttaaataaatttgaaaaaacacaatgtccacaacatcaacaggtggtATTTTTATACCATATAGGAAAttagaaataattaaatactGGAATGAACTTCAGCGAGTTTAGGAAATATCCTGTGTGACCAGGAGTTGTTTCATAGAGTCTATTGGACACTAGCAAAGCTCCACTGAATGAACTATGAATAGTAATAAATGTTACTCATGTGTTTCGGAAA contains these protein-coding regions:
- the scin gene encoding adseverin, whose protein sequence is MVLYHQEFTKAGKTAGLQIWRIENLELVPVPESLHGNFYTGDAYVILYTVKQRDSFFYHLHYWLGKECSQDESTAAAIFTVQLDDYLGGKPVQYRELQGVESTAFTSYFKGGITYKTGGVASGFHHVVTNDLSVQRLLHIKGRRVVRATQVPLSWSSFNSGDCFIVDLGNKIYQWCGSKCNKFERLKAAQVARGIRDNERNARAELVVVEEGSEPSKLTDVLGVKPELSEGDDDDDREADISNRKMAKLYMVSDASGSMKVTIVKEENPFLQSDLLSDECFILDHGQNNMIFVWKGHNANPSERKEAMKTAEGFIKQMGYPANTQIQVLPDGGETPMFKQFFLGWKDRDQSEGFGRVFVTERIARIQQVEFDASKLHKSHHMAAQYNMVDDGSGDTQIWRVESSGRVPVEPKSYGQFYGGDCYIILYTYGKRQIIYTWQGASCSLDELTASAFLTVELDRSLGGNAVQVRVCQGKEPPHLLTLFKSKPLIVYKSGTSRLGGQAPPPPTRLFQVRRNLDTITRIAEVDAGAASLNSNDAFLLKMANGKGYLWMGKGASEEEERGAEYMSEVLNCSTKRIVEGNEPDDFWAALGGKTEYQTSERLESQTMTHPPRLFGCSNKTGRFIIEEVPGEFTQDDLAEDDVMLLDVWDQVFVWIGKEANEVERTESVKSAKQYIESDPSSRDKQTPLVVVKQGHEPPTFTGWFLAWDPAHWDTVSRSMKSMSL